From the genome of Wolbachia endosymbiont (group B) of Parapoynx stratiotata, one region includes:
- a CDS encoding RadC family protein: MNNKKDRREEIEFRALESNGKALLDREVIETFLSAVHDREEARIIARKLIDSFGIGGVLGQEIDDLKTIEGITDSTVAVILCLKEASKRVPREELKKGPVMDNLETIVKYLRVSIGYSEEEKMKIIYFDQKCRLKGEEVFTGTVDKVPFYIREVTRKALIRKATSIIISHNHPEGRLKPSDGERSKKCVKPKKK; this comes from the coding sequence ATGAATAATAAGAAAGATCGTAGAGAAGAAATAGAATTCAGAGCATTAGAAAGCAACGGTAAAGCACTACTTGATCGTGAAGTAATAGAAACGTTTCTAAGTGCAGTGCATGACAGGGAAGAAGCTCGAATTATTGCTAGAAAGCTAATAGATAGTTTTGGAATAGGAGGAGTTTTAGGCCAGGAAATAGATGACTTGAAAACTATAGAAGGGATAACTGACTCTACAGTAGCAGTAATTTTATGCCTAAAGGAAGCTTCAAAGAGAGTACCAAGAGAAGAGTTAAAGAAAGGACCTGTAATGGATAACTTGGAAACCATAGTAAAATATTTAAGGGTGAGTATTGGCTATTCAGAGGAGGAAAAGATGAAAATAATATATTTTGATCAAAAGTGCCGTTTAAAGGGGGAAGAAGTGTTTACTGGTACAGTAGATAAGGTACCTTTTTACATAAGAGAAGTAACAAGAAAGGCATTAATAAGAAAAGCGACGTCAATAATAATATCGCATAACCACCCAGAAGGAAGGTTAAAGCCATCTGATGGGGAACGTTCAAAAAAGTGTGTCAAACCGAAAAAAAAGTAA
- a CDS encoding helix-turn-helix domain-containing protein — MTASDLESLDYKLGQKVRSCRLAKGYTQKDLAGKIGTTYQVILQYEKGTRRISIKKLYELAEALSTTARDLACGQEVSNKQRYEGEEIVNLVRRHKEIKDQELRETFYLLTKFICISEEESGKAVKVEVAKGLVKEGVSAHVISQTTSLSIDEYDNDEKKISIPYKVGQRIKEWRLRRGYTQEDLASKVGIINQRIYEYEQGRAAVSLEMLDEIAKVLLINITDLLPETTENENSEAELSRLIEEYKKIKSQELRYVLIKSLLEIIQVCKEKVKKIEKIKIAKNLVKEGISINIILKTVGISLDEIQQI; from the coding sequence ATGACCGCTAGCGACCTTGAATCTTTAGATTACAAACTAGGACAGAAAGTAAGAAGTTGTAGGTTAGCAAAAGGATATACTCAAAAAGATTTAGCGGGAAAAATCGGAACAACATATCAGGTAATACTGCAATATGAAAAAGGAACACGCAGAATTTCAATTAAGAAGTTATATGAATTAGCAGAAGCATTATCAACAACTGCTAGAGATCTAGCTTGCGGACAAGAAGTATCAAATAAGCAAAGGTATGAGGGAGAAGAGATAGTAAATCTAGTAAGAAGACATAAAGAGATTAAGGATCAAGAATTACGCGAAACGTTTTATTTATTAACTAAATTCATCTGTATTAGTGAGGAAGAGAGTGGAAAGGCAGTAAAAGTAGAGGTGGCAAAGGGTTTAGTTAAGGAAGGAGTTTCTGCTCATGTTATCTCTCAAACGACCAGTTTATCTATTGATGAATATGATAATGATGAGAAAAAAATTTCCATTCCGTATAAAGTAGGTCAAAGAATAAAAGAATGGAGGTTGAGAAGAGGATACACTCAGGAAGATTTAGCAAGTAAAGTGGGTATAATAAATCAAAGAATATATGAATATGAACAAGGACGAGCTGCTGTTTCACTTGAAATGTTAGATGAAATAGCAAAGGTACTACTAATTAATATTACAGATCTGCTTCCAGAAACAACAGAAAATGAGAATAGTGAAGCAGAGCTATCAAGGTTAATAGAAGAATACAAAAAGATTAAAAGCCAAGAACTACGTTATGTACTAATAAAGTCTCTGCTTGAAATCATACAAGTTTGCAAAGAGAAAGTAAAGAAAATAGAAAAGATAAAAATTGCAAAGAACTTAGTTAAGGAAGGAATTTCTATCAATATTATTTTAAAAACAGTGGGCATCTCTTTAGACGAAATTCAACAAATTTAA
- a CDS encoding Rpn family recombination-promoting nuclease/putative transposase codes for MALSKFLDPKLDLTFKKIFGTEKNKNILIHFLNDILGFTGVNAIQDVEFLSTIMDPEIASDKQSIVDVLCRDSTGARYVIEMQLARDKGFEKRAQLYAAKAYSRQADKGGKYIDLKKVFFIAISNCNLFPDKPDYISSHTIRDEKTNEHDLKDFQFIFIELPKFPKSREEQLENVVDRWLFFFKYAEETTDEDLRKIAEKSPIIKLAYDELDKFHWNEKDLVAYEERVMDLQKEAAILEQKLDDAKHEGRQEGIQIGHQKGKIEGKIEVAKNLLKAGISIDVVSQTTGLSLDEIKKLI; via the coding sequence ATGGCTCTTTCGAAGTTTCTCGATCCAAAATTAGACTTAACATTTAAAAAAATATTCGGTACTGAAAAAAATAAGAATATCCTTATTCACTTTTTGAATGATATCTTAGGCTTTACTGGAGTCAATGCTATTCAAGATGTTGAGTTCCTCAGCACCATTATGGACCCTGAAATTGCCTCTGATAAGCAGAGTATTGTTGATGTTCTGTGCAGAGATTCCACTGGGGCCAGATACGTGATTGAGATGCAACTCGCTCGTGATAAAGGCTTTGAAAAACGTGCTCAATTATATGCTGCTAAGGCTTACTCAAGGCAGGCTGATAAAGGTGGTAAGTACATTGATTTAAAGAAGGTTTTCTTTATTGCTATTTCCAATTGTAATTTATTTCCTGATAAGCCTGATTATATATCTAGCCATACCATAAGAGATGAAAAAACTAACGAGCATGACTTAAAAGATTTTCAATTTATTTTCATTGAGTTACCAAAGTTTCCTAAGAGTAGAGAAGAACAGCTAGAAAATGTAGTAGATCGTTGGCTATTTTTCTTCAAATATGCAGAAGAAACAACTGATGAAGATTTAAGGAAAATAGCAGAAAAGTCACCGATAATAAAGCTAGCATATGATGAATTAGACAAGTTTCATTGGAATGAGAAAGATCTCGTAGCTTATGAAGAAAGGGTCATGGATTTACAGAAAGAAGCTGCTATCTTGGAACAAAAACTCGATGATGCTAAACATGAAGGTAGACAAGAAGGTATCCAAATCGGCCATCAAAAAGGTAAAATTGAAGGTAAAATTGAAGTTGCAAAAAATTTACTTAAAGCTGGCATCTCTATTGACGTTGTATCACAAACTACGGGCCTTTCTTTAGATGAGATTAAGAAATTAATTTAA